The following proteins come from a genomic window of Chionomys nivalis chromosome 9, mChiNiv1.1, whole genome shotgun sequence:
- the Aven gene encoding cell death regulator Aven isoform X2 has product MEGSKVPEKWYVNLPHNRDSFSQFRFAEEKEWDGETSCLKQNSSLYVDSESLVRALQQLPLSVRLNIAAELIQTTVPLELPQVKPRRPEDGQDPGTQLRGPISELRPAAGSCPRSLGKDSLRPSPLEGLQKAPFPPHSVADHLEDELDMLLHLDAPVKEDDRPCLDQTSQDQEPERDGQVAQEETVPEKSSMTGEKTVEPEQTSTSKNVTEEELEDWLDSIIS; this is encoded by the exons GGGACTCCTTCTCACAGTTCCGATTTGCTGAagagaaagaatgggatggtGAAACGTCATGTCTGAAACAG AATTCATCACTCTACGTGGACAGTGAGTCACTGGTTCGAGCCCTTCAACAGCTGCCCCTCTCAGTCCGGCTTAACATTGCTGCAGAGTTGATACAG ACCACAGTTCCCTTAGAACTTCCACAGGTGAAACCAAGGAGACCCGAGGATGGCCAGGACCCGGGCACGCAGTTAAGGGGGCCCATCTCTGAGCTCAGACCTGCCGCTGGTAGTTGTCCCAGGTCTCTGGGCAAAGACAGTTTAAGACCAAGCCCTCTAGAGGGTTTGCAGAAAGCCCCCTTCCCGCCACACTCAGTGGCAGACCATCTGgaagatgaactggacatgctgCTGCACTTAGATGCACCTGTGAAAGAGGACGACAGACCCTGTCTGGACCAGACGTCTCAGGACCAGGAGccagaaagagatgggcaggtggcCCAGGAGGAAACAG TTCCTGAAAAGTCATCCATGACTGGAGAGAAAACTGTGGAGCCTGAACAGACAAGCACATCCAAAAATGTCACCGAGGAAGAGCTGGAAGACTGGCTGGACAGCATCATTTCCTGA